One Thermoanaerobacter pseudethanolicus ATCC 33223 genomic window, AATAAAGTGCTTAAAGAGTTTTTGAAGAACAATTTGGAGTATTTGTGTGACGACTGTAAAGTCAGATATGAGATAAATCCTTTGAGGGTGTTGGATTGCAAAGTAGAAAGTTGTCAGAGGATAACCAAAGATGCCCCTCTCATTACAGATTATTTGTGTGATGATTGCAAAAGTCATTTTGAAGAGCTACAAAAGTATTTAGATATAATGGGCTATGATTATATAATTGACCCCAGAATTGTGAGAGGACTTGATTATTATACCAAAACTGCTTTTGAAATAATTTCAAAAGACATCGGAGCTCAGGGGACTGTATGCGGTGGAGGAAGGTATGATGGCCTTATAGAAGAATGCGGAGGGCCTTCTATGCCGGGAGTAGGTTTTGGAATGGGGTTAGAGAGGCTCCTTATTACATTAGAGCAAAATGGCATTGAGATTCCTAAACCTGAAGGTGTAGACTTGTTTATAGCTTATGTTGGGGAAGAAGCAAAATTATTTACTTTTGCCCTTGCTAATAAACTGCGATTTAATGGATTAAAAGTAGAAAGAGATAACATGGATAGAAGTTTAAAAGCACAAATGAAGTACGCAAATAAGCTTAATGCGAAATTTGCTATTGTAATAGGAGAAGAAGAGATGAAGGAAAACAAAGTTAAATTAAAGGATATGAGAGTTGGAAGCGAAGTAGAAATATCCATTGATGAGATAGAACAAAGGATAAAAAATATATAAACGGAGGGAGTTAAATGGGAGAACAATTAAATGGCCTTAAAAGAACTCACATGTGTGGAGAATTGACAGTTGAAGACGTAGATAAGTCAGTTGTAGTAATGGGATGGGTGCAAAGGAGAAGAGACCATGGAGGATTAGTATTTATAGATTTAAGAGATAGAACAGGCATTGTGCAGGTGGTTTTTAGCAATGAGGTTTCTTCTGAAGCCTTTGAAAAAGTGCAAAGCGTAAGAAGTGAATATGTACTGGCAATAGAGGGAAAAGTGGTAAAAAGGGCTCCGGAAAATGTAAATCCTAAAATTTCTACAGGAGAAATTGAAATATATGCTAATACTTTAAAAATTTTAAGCAAATCAGAGACTCCGCCTTTTCCAATAGAGGATAGGAGCAATGTATCAGAAGCTATAAGGTTGAAATACAGATACTTAGATTTGAGAAGGCCTTCAATGCAACAAAATTTGATGACT contains:
- the hisS gene encoding histidine--tRNA ligase; amino-acid sequence: MLTKAPRGTKDILPSESYKWQYIEGLIREICDVYGFKEIRTPGFEHTELFLRGVGESTDIVRKEMYTFTDKGGRSITLKPEGTSPAVRAFIEHNLYAETQPTKLYYITPVYRYERPQSGRLREHHQFGVEIFGAKSASADAEVISVAMTLLKKLGLNNLELRINSVGCPVCRKNYNKVLKEFLKNNLEYLCDDCKVRYEINPLRVLDCKVESCQRITKDAPLITDYLCDDCKSHFEELQKYLDIMGYDYIIDPRIVRGLDYYTKTAFEIISKDIGAQGTVCGGGRYDGLIEECGGPSMPGVGFGMGLERLLITLEQNGIEIPKPEGVDLFIAYVGEEAKLFTFALANKLRFNGLKVERDNMDRSLKAQMKYANKLNAKFAIVIGEEEMKENKVKLKDMRVGSEVEISIDEIEQRIKNI